GTGCCTGCGGCACCGCCGCAGTCATCACCCCGATCGGCGGTATCTCCTACAAGGACAAGCTGCACGTGTTCTACAGCGAGACCGAAGTCGGCCCGGTGACCCAGCGCCTGTACAAGGAACTGACCGGCGTGCAGTCGGGTGATGTCGAAGCGCCTGCCGGCTGGATCGTCAAGGTCTGAGCCGTTCGCCGCACACGAAAAAGGGAAGCCCAGGCTTCCCTTTTTTCATGGCGCCGCGTCGCCGTCCTTGGGCGGACCCAGCACGATGGCCAAGTGGCGCAGGTCGTCCACTTCCAGGCTGAAGCTCTTGCCGGAGGGACTCTGCACCAGCTTGCCCAAGGCGTAGAGGGTGAAGAACTTCACCTCGCCAGCATGGCTGAGCAATTCTTCGATGTAGCGACTGGAGCGGTAGGCCTGCATCTGTGCGGGCGAAACGTACAGCGTCACCCGCTTGCCTTCGAGGCGGTCGAAGAACTGGAACTTGAAGCCCTTGCCGTAGCGTTTGTCATCCAGCAGTCCACCGCCGTACAGCACCCGTTGGTTCTCGCCCGGTTGCGCGTACTTGATGTGCCGGAAATAGCTGCGCAGGGCCACCTCGCCCTGGCCGGCGACGCGCAGGGTCAGTTGCTTGAAGTCGTCTTCCGGCAATTCGGCGCGCGCCTGGCGGTAGAAATCCACCAGGCGCTCTAGGTTGCTGGTGCGCGTCTCGCTGTAGCGCGGGGCAGCAGGCTCCTTGAGCGCGTCGACAGGGGCTGCTTCGCGGGGCGCGGCGGCATGGCCTGCCGGTGCCGTCAGCGCCGGTTCCTTGACCGCCTGGCGCAGGGTAGGGTCGAACACGTCGATGTTGTCGTCCAGCTTGCGCCGCGCCTGTCGCAGGCGCTGCTGCGGGTCGCTGGAGGCTTCGTCCGGT
The Pseudomonas sp. DTU_2021_1001937_2_SI_NGA_ILE_001 DNA segment above includes these coding regions:
- a CDS encoding ATPase is translated as MKPGKTITRAWCVELQQELSITAARREYFSQEPPRQRFEFLCSSEACRAQGVKVTGVRYDVKPQDNPTFVAAHFRANPHYQHQPDCEWVEEDEAVDEPDEASSDPQQRLRQARRKLDDNIDVFDPTLRQAVKEPALTAPAGHAAAPREAAPVDALKEPAAPRYSETRTSNLERLVDFYRQARAELPEDDFKQLTLRVAGQGEVALRSYFRHIKYAQPGENQRVLYGGGLLDDKRYGKGFKFQFFDRLEGKRVTLYVSPAQMQAYRSSRYIEELLSHAGEVKFFTLYALGKLVQSPSGKSFSLEVDDLRHLAIVLGPPKDGDAAP